The following proteins are co-located in the Nitrospirota bacterium genome:
- the sucC gene encoding ADP-forming succinate--CoA ligase subunit beta — protein MDVHEFQAKQLFGQFGITVPRGKEITSPEAGAAWVAELNTPVFVVKAQIHAGGRGKAGGVKITKDKAAVPGLVKELIGKTLVTHQTGPKGREVRRLLIEEGAAIAKELYVSIVVDRDSGWPVFIASTEGGMEIEEVAAHTPEKIIREAIDPAVGFQGYNGRNIAFALGLPAMEPAVVNPFVQMLGNLYRMFMEKNAAMVEINPLVITSDKKLIALDGKVSFDDSALFRHADVQQMRDLHEEDPLEVEAGENNLNYVKLDGNIGCMVNGAGLAMATMDVIKLAGSEPANFLDVGGGATKETVAAGFRILLKDPNVKGIFINIFGGIVRCERIANGVIEAAKEVKITVPLVVRLQGTNAEEGRKLLAESGLKLEVADDLWEAAQKIVKLTGKAA, from the coding sequence ATGGACGTTCATGAGTTCCAGGCTAAGCAATTGTTCGGGCAATTCGGGATCACGGTTCCGCGCGGGAAAGAGATCACCTCGCCCGAAGCGGGCGCCGCATGGGTGGCAGAGCTCAATACCCCGGTGTTTGTCGTCAAGGCACAAATCCATGCAGGCGGACGCGGTAAAGCCGGCGGCGTGAAGATTACCAAGGATAAGGCGGCTGTTCCAGGCCTGGTCAAGGAACTCATCGGTAAGACGCTCGTCACCCACCAAACCGGTCCCAAGGGGCGGGAAGTGCGGCGATTGCTGATCGAAGAGGGCGCGGCGATTGCCAAGGAATTGTATGTGAGCATCGTCGTCGATCGGGATAGTGGATGGCCTGTGTTTATCGCGAGTACAGAAGGCGGGATGGAGATCGAAGAGGTCGCCGCCCATACGCCGGAGAAGATTATCCGCGAAGCGATCGACCCGGCCGTCGGGTTTCAAGGCTACAACGGGCGAAACATCGCGTTTGCGCTCGGGCTTCCTGCCATGGAGCCAGCCGTGGTGAATCCCTTCGTGCAAATGCTCGGGAATCTCTATCGCATGTTCATGGAGAAGAATGCGGCGATGGTGGAGATCAATCCGTTGGTCATCACCAGCGACAAGAAACTCATTGCGCTGGACGGCAAGGTGTCGTTCGACGATAGTGCGTTATTCCGGCATGCCGATGTGCAGCAGATGCGCGACCTCCATGAAGAAGATCCGCTTGAAGTTGAAGCGGGAGAAAATAATCTGAACTACGTGAAGCTGGACGGCAACATCGGTTGCATGGTGAATGGCGCGGGTTTGGCCATGGCCACGATGGACGTGATCAAGCTGGCAGGCAGCGAGCCTGCGAACTTTCTCGATGTCGGCGGTGGCGCGACCAAGGAAACCGTGGCGGCTGGATTCCGGATCCTGCTCAAGGATCCGAACGTCAAGGGCATCTTCATCAACATTTTCGGCGGAATCGTTCGTTGCGAACGGATCGCTAACGGAGTGATCGAAGCGGCGAAAGAAGTGAAGATTACGGTGCCATTAGTCGTCCGGCTCCAAGGCACGAACGCGGAAGAAGGCCGTAAGTTGCTGGCCGAGTCCGGTCTCAAGTTGGAAGTGGCCGACGATCTGTGGGAAGCGGCGCAAAAAATTGTGAAGTTGACGGGTAAAGCGGCGTAA